One region of Demequina sp. TMPB413 genomic DNA includes:
- a CDS encoding OB-fold nucleic acid binding domain-containing protein translates to MSVAGKVPVHSDWTPLGEVTARSLERTGGRISYVEVSPRDAPARLTVRLVDSTGALDLVFLGRRVVAGLEPGAIVSVEGRVAANEDVPRIFNPRYELCLT, encoded by the coding sequence ATGAGCGTGGCAGGCAAAGTGCCAGTGCACAGCGACTGGACGCCGCTCGGGGAGGTGACCGCCCGCTCGCTCGAACGCACCGGTGGGCGGATTTCCTACGTCGAGGTCAGTCCGCGTGACGCGCCGGCTCGACTCACTGTGCGACTCGTCGATTCGACCGGCGCGCTCGATCTGGTGTTTCTAGGCCGACGAGTGGTCGCCGGGCTCGAGCCGGGCGCAATCGTCAGCGTCGAGGGCCGAGTCGCGGCCAACGAGGACGTGCCGCGAATCTTCAACCCGCGATATGAACTGTGTCTGACGTGA
- a CDS encoding DUF3159 domain-containing protein, giving the protein MTPSQPAGGASSLLGDDFDWSEAIGGWRGLVESVAPGGVFVTAYLIWGGFRVPVIAAIATVVAMVAVRLIQRTPVTQALGGLLGVAIGAIWAWRAGDATEFFVPSFFYTGGYAVALLASMLLRWPAVGIVVGLLKGWGGRWRLYPRVARRFQAATAFYLGTQLVKLAVQLPLYFAGATAALGVAKLALGLPWFAVALFVMWRMVRNVELPEEPEDQLQQRE; this is encoded by the coding sequence GTGACGCCCTCACAGCCAGCGGGCGGCGCGAGTTCGCTCCTGGGCGATGACTTCGACTGGTCGGAGGCCATCGGCGGCTGGCGCGGCCTTGTCGAGTCGGTCGCCCCCGGCGGCGTCTTCGTGACCGCCTACCTCATCTGGGGAGGCTTCCGCGTGCCCGTGATCGCCGCCATTGCGACGGTCGTGGCGATGGTCGCGGTGCGGCTCATCCAGAGAACTCCAGTGACGCAAGCGCTCGGCGGGCTTCTAGGCGTCGCCATCGGCGCCATCTGGGCTTGGCGTGCAGGGGACGCCACCGAGTTCTTCGTCCCCAGCTTCTTCTACACCGGCGGATATGCGGTCGCCCTGCTCGCATCGATGCTGCTGCGCTGGCCGGCGGTGGGAATTGTGGTGGGCCTGCTCAAGGGCTGGGGAGGTCGTTGGCGGCTCTACCCGCGTGTGGCGCGCCGCTTCCAAGCAGCCACCGCGTTCTACTTGGGCACGCAGCTGGTCAAACTCGCTGTGCAGCTCCCGTTGTACTTCGCGGGCGCAACGGCGGCGCTCGGAGTGGCGAAGCTGGCTCTCGGCTTGCCATGGTTTGCCGTCGCCCTGTTCGTTATGTGGCGGATGGTGCGGAACGTAGAACTTCCTGAAGAGCCTGAGGATCAGCTTCAGCAGAGAGAATGA
- a CDS encoding TrkA family potassium uptake protein yields the protein MHVVIMGCGRTGATLASEFESRGHTVAVIDVRADAFRRLPSDFKGQKITGLGFDRDTLTTAGVEEAYAFAAVSDGDNSNILAARVVRETYGVQNVVARIADSGRAEVYRRLGIPTVAPVPWTAAQIVTRLLPGGSEELYEDADAGLAMRRLPFNDGWVGHTCEELERASGARIAYLTRFGDAVLPSDATVLQDGDDVYALVMTATERAVAKAFAHPPKAAS from the coding sequence GTGCACGTGGTGATCATGGGTTGTGGCCGAACAGGTGCCACGTTGGCGAGCGAATTCGAGTCGCGCGGCCACACGGTGGCTGTCATTGACGTACGCGCCGATGCCTTCCGCAGGCTTCCTTCCGACTTCAAGGGTCAGAAGATCACGGGACTCGGCTTCGACAGGGACACGCTGACCACCGCAGGGGTCGAAGAGGCCTACGCCTTCGCCGCCGTTTCTGACGGCGACAACTCGAACATCCTCGCTGCTCGCGTCGTCCGCGAAACCTACGGCGTGCAAAACGTCGTCGCGCGCATCGCCGACTCTGGACGCGCTGAGGTGTACCGCCGACTCGGTATCCCTACGGTCGCGCCGGTGCCGTGGACGGCAGCCCAGATCGTCACCCGGCTGCTACCAGGCGGTTCGGAAGAGCTCTATGAAGACGCCGACGCTGGCTTGGCCATGCGCAGGCTTCCCTTCAACGACGGCTGGGTTGGTCATACATGCGAAGAGTTGGAGCGGGCATCCGGCGCGCGCATCGCGTACCTCACCCGTTTTGGTGACGCGGTATTGCCCAGCGACGCCACCGTCCTTCAAGACGGGGACGATGTTTACGCGCTCGTGATGACCGCCACCGAGCGCGCCGTCGCCAAGGCCTTTGCTCACCCGCCGAAGGCGGCGTCATGA
- a CDS encoding inositol monophosphatase family protein, with translation MHSTRELMDLAASLASQAGQLVIEGRSQAEVTLTKSSPIDIVTQMDVAAEKLLRSRLAQERPDDAILGEEGEDVPGKTGVTWVIDPIDGTVNYLYGLPHFAVSVAAVEGGTDPASWRVLAGAVYGGGGVEWKAAAGHGAWRNGKQLERGEAPALASTLVATGFSYVAERRVAQGRVVAELLGQVRDIRRLGAASLDLCLVAEGSVDAYYEHGLKPWDFAAGSLIAQEAGVRVGGIDGGAADGELLIAAAPEAWDEFRDVLERAGARLP, from the coding sequence ATGCACTCAACGCGCGAACTCATGGACCTTGCCGCGAGCCTTGCGAGCCAGGCAGGACAACTGGTGATCGAGGGTCGATCGCAAGCGGAGGTCACCCTCACCAAGAGTTCGCCCATCGACATCGTGACGCAGATGGATGTGGCGGCAGAGAAGCTCTTGCGATCGCGGCTCGCTCAGGAGCGCCCTGATGACGCGATCCTCGGCGAAGAGGGCGAGGACGTCCCCGGCAAGACGGGCGTGACCTGGGTGATCGATCCGATCGACGGGACCGTCAACTACCTGTATGGACTGCCGCATTTCGCTGTGTCTGTTGCCGCCGTCGAAGGGGGTACCGACCCTGCGTCTTGGCGCGTTCTTGCCGGCGCGGTGTATGGGGGCGGGGGAGTCGAGTGGAAGGCCGCGGCCGGGCATGGTGCGTGGCGCAACGGAAAGCAGCTGGAACGGGGCGAGGCGCCTGCACTCGCGTCGACGCTTGTGGCGACCGGCTTCAGCTACGTCGCAGAGAGACGGGTCGCTCAGGGGCGCGTTGTCGCCGAGTTGCTCGGACAGGTTCGCGACATCAGGCGGCTGGGGGCGGCAAGCCTCGACTTGTGCCTGGTGGCTGAGGGTTCGGTGGATGCGTATTACGAGCACGGACTCAAGCCTTGGGACTTCGCTGCAGGATCGCTGATCGCTCAGGAGGCCGGCGTGAGGGTCGGTGGAATCGACGGGGGAGCAGCGGACGGTGAACTCCTCATTGCCGCCGCGCCTGAGGCGTGGGACGAGTTCAGGGACGTCCTCGAGAGGGCCGGCGCGCGACTGCCGTGA
- the sepH gene encoding septation protein SepH gives MTGMSLKGLSEDGTHLIVVTTDGDEHRLAITDELRELVRHARVMRRDRDDDPPATRLSPREIQQRIRAGLNAAELAELTGEPVEAITKFEAPVLAERSYIVDMAKTTRIGRDHTSPTLGDLVGDRLAGRGVDPESVVWDAWREIDEPWKVAADYRVDGRSVRALWTYDHVAKALTAEDDEASWLTETELLDAPVPRRHLSAVRADSGPIPLQPHRPAEITSAEQVADGKAAPPDTTDALLEDLASRRGMREPLELDDDEDDEAFEGFGPARGAASQRPTTIPHPAGNARQDPPGQGAHSPAAPQQPAPQGPPAEKRPRKGRASVPSWDEIVFGAKND, from the coding sequence ATGACCGGAATGAGCCTCAAGGGACTGTCAGAGGACGGGACCCATCTCATCGTTGTCACGACAGACGGCGACGAGCATCGGCTCGCCATTACTGACGAGTTACGTGAGTTGGTGCGCCACGCACGTGTCATGCGCCGCGACCGAGACGACGATCCACCCGCGACGCGGCTGAGCCCTCGCGAGATCCAGCAGCGCATCAGAGCGGGCCTCAATGCGGCAGAGCTCGCCGAACTGACGGGCGAGCCCGTCGAAGCCATCACCAAGTTCGAGGCTCCCGTGCTCGCGGAACGTTCCTACATCGTCGACATGGCGAAGACGACGCGCATCGGCCGCGATCACACCTCCCCGACGTTGGGAGACCTGGTTGGCGACCGCCTCGCCGGCCGCGGCGTCGACCCCGAGTCCGTGGTGTGGGACGCCTGGCGCGAGATCGACGAGCCGTGGAAGGTCGCCGCTGACTACCGTGTCGACGGTAGGTCGGTGCGAGCGCTCTGGACCTACGACCACGTCGCCAAGGCGCTCACTGCGGAGGACGACGAGGCTTCCTGGTTGACGGAAACCGAGCTTCTCGATGCGCCGGTGCCTCGCCGCCACTTGAGCGCGGTCCGCGCCGACAGTGGCCCCATCCCCTTGCAGCCCCACCGTCCCGCGGAGATTACGAGCGCTGAGCAGGTGGCAGATGGCAAGGCGGCTCCGCCCGACACCACGGACGCGTTGCTCGAGGACCTTGCCAGTCGCAGGGGCATGCGGGAGCCGCTCGAGTTGGACGACGACGAAGACGACGAGGCCTTCGAAGGTTTTGGCCCCGCACGTGGAGCGGCATCGCAGCGGCCCACCACCATCCCCCACCCGGCGGGAAATGCTCGCCAAGACCCACCTGGCCAAGGCGCTCACAGCCCGGCTGCTCCTCAGCAACCGGCGCCTCAGGGTCCCCCTGCAGAAAAGCGCCCCCGCAAGGGTCGCGCGTCCGTTCCCAGTTGGGACGAGATCGTCTTCGGAGCCAAGAACGACTGA
- the dut gene encoding dUTP diphosphatase has protein sequence MTDVEVLISTTAADVPLPAYAHPGDAGADLTTRETLVLAPGQRATVRTGVRIALPAGYVALVHPRSGLAARHGVTIVNGPGTVDAGYRGEISVTLLNTDLHSSVEFAVGDRIAQLVIQKVEQAVFVPVATLPGSHRGEGGFGSTGTASP, from the coding sequence ATGACTGACGTCGAAGTTCTCATCAGCACGACGGCAGCCGATGTCCCGCTGCCCGCCTATGCCCACCCTGGTGACGCGGGAGCAGACCTCACGACCCGTGAGACGCTGGTGCTCGCTCCCGGTCAACGTGCCACGGTGCGCACAGGCGTGCGCATCGCGTTGCCTGCCGGCTATGTCGCGCTCGTGCACCCGCGTTCTGGGTTGGCGGCGCGTCACGGAGTGACGATCGTGAATGGTCCAGGCACTGTCGACGCTGGCTACAGGGGCGAGATCAGCGTCACCTTGCTCAACACGGACCTCCACTCGTCAGTGGAGTTCGCGGTAGGGGACAGAATTGCTCAACTGGTGATCCAGAAGGTCGAACAGGCGGTCTTTGTCCCCGTCGCGACTCTGCCTGGTTCTCATCGCGGCGAGGGGGGCTTCGGCTCCACGGGAACCGCGAGCCCATGA
- a CDS encoding TrkA family potassium uptake protein, which translates to MKVLIAGAGSVGRSIARDLIEHSHEVLLIDQNPAAMRVSQVAEAEWMLADACELMALREAGVESMDVVVAATGDDKANLVISFLAKTEFGVPRTVARVNNPRNEWMYDAQWGVDVAVSTPRIMTAMVEEAVAVGDLVKVFTFHQSGASIIEVTLPSDSPLVGVALRDITLPADTVLSCIVRGDRTIAPTPEDTVEARDELLFILSAEADPQALQEVLRSAPSAT; encoded by the coding sequence ATGAAGGTCCTGATTGCCGGCGCTGGCTCCGTTGGCCGTTCCATCGCCAGAGACCTCATCGAGCACTCTCACGAGGTTCTGCTCATCGACCAGAACCCTGCCGCGATGCGCGTGTCGCAAGTCGCGGAGGCTGAGTGGATGCTTGCCGACGCTTGCGAGCTCATGGCTTTGCGCGAGGCAGGCGTCGAGTCCATGGACGTGGTGGTCGCCGCGACAGGAGACGACAAAGCCAATCTGGTGATCTCATTCCTCGCCAAGACCGAGTTTGGGGTACCTCGCACGGTGGCCCGCGTGAACAATCCGCGCAACGAATGGATGTACGACGCTCAATGGGGAGTCGACGTCGCCGTGTCTACGCCGCGCATCATGACGGCCATGGTCGAAGAGGCCGTCGCCGTCGGCGATCTAGTCAAGGTCTTCACCTTCCACCAGTCTGGCGCGTCCATCATCGAGGTCACGCTGCCGTCCGACTCTCCGCTCGTTGGCGTCGCATTGCGGGACATCACGCTGCCCGCTGACACGGTCTTGTCGTGCATCGTGCGAGGCGATAGGACGATCGCTCCCACCCCGGAAGACACCGTCGAGGCACGTGACGAGCTGTTGTTCATTCTCTCTGCTGAAGCTGATCCTCAGGCTCTTCAGGAAGTTCTACGTTCCGCACCATCCGCCACATAA
- a CDS encoding DUF4193 domain-containing protein — MATDYDAPRKTDDEIAADSIEELKARRSDKSSGVVDEDEAEAADSFELPGADLSGEELSVRVLPPQQDEFTCMSCFLVHHRSQLAEFKGDQPICTECAA; from the coding sequence ATGGCGACCGACTATGACGCCCCCCGCAAGACCGACGACGAAATCGCGGCTGACTCGATCGAGGAGTTGAAGGCGCGTCGCTCGGATAAGAGCTCGGGCGTGGTCGATGAGGATGAGGCGGAAGCGGCCGATAGTTTTGAGCTTCCTGGCGCCGACCTGTCCGGCGAGGAACTGTCTGTCAGGGTTCTTCCGCCACAACAGGACGAGTTCACGTGCATGTCGTGCTTCCTTGTCCACCACCGCAGCCAACTTGCCGAGTTCAAGGGCGACCAGCCGATCTGCACTGAGTGCGCCGCGTAG